Proteins encoded together in one Streptomyces sp. NA04227 window:
- a CDS encoding tetratricopeptide repeat protein, whose protein sequence is MSQKRAPGPAASPRGTRDGRSRAPSQASAAPGDARPSAFPDGSETLGRRVYRLRVERGLTQRQVADPSYTAPYISTVEAGKVQPSEKALRHIAGRLGVGYEELVSGRPAHAATELRMRLTEAQRVLATGDPEDAAALYARLDQEAAQYGLDAEHAAALVGLGNCAVEAGELGPAREYFEAAESVLSQAGAPLTQRVPAIRGRALTHLLAGELRYACYLLETALEELNARGLRDPAALVQLYTAIIGPYMDLGTHARAAQAAELALALAPEVADPALVARMHRSVARTMIAEGRAAEADASLVKASEYYQQLQIRTELAHCHWMRGYVLAQAGTLGEAEAAYRTAQGMLVSRRAALYAHQVGVELADVLHRQGKDEQAESLLRDLLGGFGSGRGAVHEAGAHRLLGLIAERHEDNGRAEEHYLSALRLLEHAEAAGDLADLCRLLGDLYRRTGRVEAALDTYRTGLSHQAAPGTTTLGPAPARPF, encoded by the coding sequence ATGAGCCAGAAGCGGGCACCCGGACCGGCCGCCTCGCCCAGGGGAACGCGCGACGGGCGGTCCCGTGCACCCTCGCAGGCGTCGGCCGCGCCGGGCGACGCCCGCCCCAGCGCCTTCCCCGACGGTTCGGAAACGCTCGGCCGCCGTGTGTACCGGCTGCGCGTCGAACGCGGCCTTACCCAACGCCAGGTCGCCGATCCCTCGTACACCGCCCCCTACATCTCCACCGTGGAGGCGGGCAAGGTCCAGCCTTCGGAGAAGGCGCTGCGCCACATCGCAGGTCGCCTGGGCGTCGGTTACGAGGAACTGGTCAGCGGGCGGCCCGCGCATGCCGCGACCGAGCTGCGCATGCGGCTCACCGAGGCACAGCGGGTCCTGGCCACCGGAGACCCGGAGGACGCGGCCGCGCTCTACGCCCGTCTCGACCAGGAAGCCGCACAGTACGGCCTGGACGCCGAACATGCGGCTGCCCTGGTGGGGCTCGGGAACTGCGCGGTAGAGGCCGGTGAACTGGGCCCCGCGCGTGAGTACTTCGAGGCGGCGGAATCGGTCCTGTCGCAGGCCGGGGCACCGCTCACCCAGCGGGTGCCCGCCATCCGGGGCCGGGCCCTCACTCATCTGCTCGCCGGTGAACTCCGGTACGCCTGCTACCTGTTGGAGACGGCGCTCGAGGAACTCAACGCCAGGGGATTGCGCGACCCCGCGGCCCTGGTCCAGCTGTACACCGCCATCATCGGTCCGTACATGGACCTGGGCACCCATGCCCGTGCCGCGCAAGCGGCGGAACTGGCCCTCGCGCTCGCCCCGGAGGTCGCCGATCCCGCCCTGGTCGCCCGGATGCACCGCAGCGTCGCCCGCACGATGATCGCGGAGGGACGCGCGGCCGAGGCGGACGCCTCACTCGTGAAGGCATCCGAGTACTACCAGCAGTTGCAGATCCGCACCGAACTCGCCCACTGCCACTGGATGCGGGGGTACGTCCTCGCGCAGGCGGGCACCCTCGGGGAGGCCGAGGCGGCGTACCGGACGGCGCAGGGCATGCTCGTCTCGCGCCGGGCCGCCCTGTACGCGCACCAGGTCGGCGTCGAACTCGCCGATGTGCTCCACCGTCAGGGCAAGGACGAGCAGGCCGAGTCGCTCCTTCGTGACCTGCTCGGCGGCTTCGGCTCCGGACGCGGCGCGGTGCACGAGGCGGGCGCTCACCGCCTGCTCGGCCTGATCGCCGAACGCCACGAGGACAACGGCCGGGCGGAGGAGCACTATCTGAGCGCCCTCCGCCTGCTCGAACACGCGGAGGCGGCGGGCGATCTGGCCGACCTCTGCCGCCTCCTCGGCGACCTCTACCGGCGCACCGGCCGTGTCGAAGCGGCACTGGACACCTACCGCACCGGCCTCAGCCACCAGGCGGCACCCGGCACGACGACCCTGGGTCCCGCACCGGCCAGACCCTTCTGA
- a CDS encoding enoyl-CoA hydratase/isomerase family protein yields the protein MPHLQRDGDVFVLDLGEPGQRDTENLATTEWLRRMHELLDEIEQSTGPAALVTTGTGKFWSNGLDRERFADPAEQFAAYLASYQRLLARLCVLPMVSVAALQGHAFAGGAVLALAHDRRVMRADRGWFCLPEIDLGIPFTPGMSAMIKSKLPPAAALEAITTGRRYTGPEALASGIAEATAAEGELRTLAVELVRPLTGKRGPVHGLMKQTFFADALNALIDNQGTEDFLTHH from the coding sequence ATGCCTCATCTGCAACGCGACGGCGACGTCTTTGTGCTCGACCTCGGTGAGCCCGGACAGCGCGACACCGAGAACCTCGCCACCACCGAGTGGCTGCGGCGGATGCACGAACTCCTCGACGAGATCGAGCAGTCCACCGGTCCGGCGGCGCTGGTCACCACCGGCACCGGCAAGTTCTGGTCCAACGGCCTGGACCGTGAGCGCTTCGCCGACCCGGCCGAGCAGTTCGCCGCGTATCTCGCTTCGTACCAAAGGCTGTTGGCGCGGCTGTGCGTCCTGCCGATGGTGAGCGTGGCCGCCCTCCAGGGGCACGCCTTCGCCGGGGGCGCGGTGCTCGCGCTGGCGCACGACCGGCGTGTGATGCGTGCCGACCGGGGCTGGTTCTGTCTGCCCGAGATCGACCTCGGCATCCCCTTCACGCCGGGCATGTCCGCCATGATCAAGTCCAAGCTGCCCCCGGCCGCCGCCCTGGAGGCCATCACCACCGGCCGCCGCTACACCGGCCCCGAGGCCCTCGCCTCCGGCATCGCCGAGGCCACCGCCGCCGAGGGCGAACTGCGCACGCTGGCCGTGGAGTTGGTACGTCCGCTCACCGGCAAGCGCGGCCCGGTGCACGGCCTGATGAAGCAGACCTTCTTCGCCGACGCCCTCAACGCCCTGATCGACAACCAGGGCACCGAGGACTTCCTCACCCATCACTGA